Proteins from a single region of Mumia flava:
- a CDS encoding alpha/beta hydrolase — translation MEVRARLIATRLPEEPAAAVVVLHGGGGRRGTTVVSPTQPSVLRMVPIAKRLAHAGRGRLAVFRLLNSTRGWNPGRTPVDDVRWALERLRTEHRLDVPVSLVGHSLGGRAAILAGAHPSVSSVVALNPYLYATDGDTDLDGRSVLIVHGTDDRVADPAIAAAVSHALERSAHVTFVRVRGGKHAMLRRHHLFDGLAAGFVTTTLLGAPPRGALADVLAGRAGTDV, via the coding sequence ATGGAGGTCAGAGCCCGACTCATCGCGACCCGGCTGCCGGAGGAACCGGCCGCAGCGGTCGTCGTCCTGCACGGGGGTGGGGGCCGTCGCGGCACCACGGTGGTGAGTCCCACCCAGCCGTCCGTCCTGCGGATGGTCCCGATCGCGAAGCGACTCGCGCACGCCGGTCGCGGCAGGCTGGCGGTCTTCCGACTGCTGAACAGCACCCGCGGCTGGAACCCCGGACGTACGCCGGTCGACGACGTGCGCTGGGCCTTGGAGCGCCTCCGGACGGAGCACCGGCTCGATGTGCCCGTGTCGCTGGTCGGGCACTCGCTGGGCGGCCGTGCCGCGATCCTGGCGGGTGCTCATCCGAGCGTCTCGAGCGTCGTCGCGCTCAACCCGTACCTGTACGCCACCGACGGCGACACCGACCTCGACGGCAGGTCGGTGCTGATCGTGCACGGCACCGACGACCGCGTCGCCGACCCGGCCATCGCTGCGGCCGTCTCGCACGCGCTCGAGCGCTCGGCACACGTCACCTTCGTCCGCGTGCGGGGCGGCAAGCACGCGATGCTGCGGCGGCACCACCTCTTCGACGGGCTCGCAGCCGGCTTCGTGACGACGACGCTCCTCGGCGCCCCGCCTCGCGGTGCGCTGGCCGATGTACTGGCAGGTCGTGCCGGGACGGACGTCTGA
- a CDS encoding cupin domain-containing protein, whose product MTSINVQPGEGRRYRMIDGDHVAKAAVHDTAGAFEVFEVIAPAAPMAPPHVSPWTGVLFLLEGRVSVMVDATSYEVEPGGLVVIPAGTPATFGVVGDTARFLAITSGDGAGRFFADFASTVPLDRPVEDAMEAILSVTQRHGVALAGAATP is encoded by the coding sequence ATGACCAGCATCAACGTCCAGCCCGGCGAGGGCCGACGCTACCGGATGATCGACGGCGACCATGTCGCGAAGGCGGCCGTCCACGACACCGCGGGCGCGTTCGAGGTGTTCGAGGTGATCGCACCCGCCGCACCGATGGCGCCGCCGCACGTCTCACCGTGGACCGGCGTGCTGTTCCTCCTCGAGGGACGCGTGAGCGTCATGGTCGACGCGACGTCGTACGAGGTGGAGCCGGGCGGGCTGGTCGTGATCCCGGCCGGGACGCCTGCCACGTTCGGGGTCGTCGGCGACACCGCGCGCTTCCTCGCGATCACGTCGGGCGACGGAGCCGGGCGGTTCTTCGCCGACTTCGCCTCCACGGTGCCGCTCGACCGGCCGGTCGAGGACGCGATGGAGGCGATCCTCTCGGTGACGCAGCGGCACGGCGTCGCGCTCGCGGGAGCGGCCACGCCGTGA